The Limanda limanda chromosome 20, fLimLim1.1, whole genome shotgun sequence genome has a segment encoding these proteins:
- the LOC133027166 gene encoding uncharacterized protein LOC133027166, producing the protein MIYSGSLVRSALVAFILVAVVESGSTAQKLASCCKTVDRNPITEPITGYMVQQANPPCVKAVIFQTKSGLYCSQLNAKWVLLKIQEFRKAKAQSTLPPTVSLLSIITSTASPSSSSAPLPSSALPSSDLPSSTLPSSALPSSALPSSALPSSSSADETSSSSRY; encoded by the exons ATGATCTACTCTGGAAGCCTGGTGAGAAGTGCGCTGGTCGCCTTCATCCTGGTGGCTGTGGTGGAGTCGGGATCGACAG CTCAGAAGCTGGCGAGCTGCTGCAAGACGGTCGACAGAAATCCGATTACTGAGCCCATCACAGGATACATGGTGCAGCAGGCGAACCCCCCATGTGTCAAAGCTGTGAT CTTTCAGACAAAGTCGGGTCTCTACTGCAGTCAGCTCAACGCTAAGTGGGTTCTACTTAAGATTCAGGAATTCAG GAAAGCAAAAGCTCAGTCGACTCTTCCTCCCAcggtctccctcctctccatcatcaCATCCACCGCCTCCCCTTCAtcatcctctgctcctcttccctcctctgctctcccctCCTCTGATCTTCCCTCCTCTactctcccctcctctgctcttccctcctctgctcttccctcctctgctctcccctCCTCATCTTCTGCTGATGaaacctccagctccagcagataTTAG
- the LOC133026982 gene encoding E3 ubiquitin-protein ligase MSL2-like encodes MNPVNATSLYVSASRSVLRCDPRDPRALAELCRLLPFLRQSLSCLVCGDLLSDPIAPTDSSCQHYVCRGCKGQRMQLKPSCSWCKDYSRFQENRQLSLLVRCYRKLLLYISTSPLAAHIASAAGDSPDLQAVLAEGLRLAEGEPEAEDVWESGGRSPAASSSDPVHPREASPEREELKGEELQGEGLQGEELQGEELSPLSINGLHDCNGLVGSDSLQHVVIETGGGAVKQESVSTETPVCVGVARTEEAELCDISSLGEDLKQGPVLLSVEEVLRTLETDSDPDPGPEPPPQADWPPPEPQSNLNGQHGPSGSDSSHLLPSLPRENSPRPLQSHPQPSLQPPPQPSTVVPRAPPRCHRKRSRSESDSEKLQPLPFASLLQAPPLGANSSPHHPHPGATTKQEPECPAVSPHPHPHPHLAPVPNGGPPKVGKTVLVSNKALKKTVEHHGSTKKAYTKAKGGGPKPRAPARDRPPPHPHPHPLTHPPSPSKPLYKKPVEKKGCKCGRATQNPSVLTCRGQRCPCYSNRKACLDCICRGCQNSYMANGEKKLEAFAVPEKALEQTRLTLGINLTSITAAALRSPTTSPPGNTLLNVSAATGAPVTASFLSGAGHDSRGFDDSLEMRFDC; translated from the exons ATGAACCCGGTGAACGCGACCTCTCTCTACGTGTCGGCGAGCCGCTCGGTGCTGCGGTGCGACCCCCGGGACCCCCGGGCCCTGGCGGAGCTCTGCCGGCTGCTGCCCTTCCTCCGCCAGTCCCTGTCCTGCCTGGTGTGCG gtgacCTGCTGTCGGACCCCATCGCGCCCACCGACTCGTCGTGCCAGCACTACGTGTGTCGGGGGTGCAAAGGTCAGCGGATGCAGCTGAAGCCGTCCTGCAGCTGGTGTAAAGACTACTCTCGCTTCCAGGAGAACCGGCAGCTGTCTCTGCTCGTCCGCTGCTACAGGAAGCTCCTCCTCTACATCAGCACCTCGCCGCTCGCCGCCCACATCGCCAGCGCCGCCGGAGACTCGCCGGACCTCCAGGCCGTCCTCGCCGAGGGTCTGAGGCTGGCCGAGGGCGAGCCGGAGGCCGAGGACGTCTGGGAGTCGGGGGGGCGGTCGCCTGCGGCCTCCAGCTCGGACCCGGTCCATCCCAGAGAGGCGTCTCctgagagggaggagctgaAAGGGGAGGAGCTGCAAGGGGAGGGGCTGCAAGGGGAGGAGCTGCAAGGGGAGGAGCTTAGCCCACTGAGCATCAACGGACTCCATGACTGTAACGGCCTGGTGGGCTCGGACTCTCTGCAACACGTCGTCATAGAAACGGGAGGCGGGGCCGTGAAGCAGGAAAGCGTCTCCACGGAGACCCCGGTGTGTGTGGGCGTCGCCAGGACTGAGGAGGCGGAGCTCTGTGACATCAGCAGCTTGGGGGAGGACCTGAAGCAGGGGCCGGTGCTGCTGAGTGTGGAGGAGGTGCTCCGGACCCTGGAGACGGACTCGGACCCCGACCCCGGgcccgagccccccccccaggcagACTGGCCCCCCCCTGAACCCCAGTCGAACCTCAACGGTCAGCACGGCCCGTCCGgctctgactcctcccacctcctcccctccctcccccgagAGAACAGCCCCCGCCCCCTCCAGTCTCATCCGCAGCCCTCCTTGCAGCCCCCCCCTCAGCCCTCCACAGTTGTCCCACGCGCCCCCCCCCGGTGCCACCGCAAGCGCTCCCGCTCAGAGAGCGACAGCGAGAAGCTGCAGCCCCTCCCCTTCGCCAGCCTCCTACAAGCCCCCCCCCTCGGTGCCAACAgctccccccaccacccccatcCGGGTGCCACCACCAAGCAGGAGCCTGAGTGTCCTGCCGTctccccacacccccacccccaccctcaccTGGCCCCGGTGCCGAACGGCGGACCCCCTAAAGTGGGGAAGACGGTGCTGGTCTCCAACAAGGCTCTGAAGAAGACAGTGGAGCATCACGGGTCCACGAAGAAGGCTTACACCAAAGCCAAGGGGGGGGGTCCGAAGCCTCGAgcaccggcccgggaccgcccgcccccccacccacacccccaccccctcacgCACCCCCCCAGCCCCTCGAAGCCGCTGTACAAGAAGCCGGTGGAGAAGAAGGGCTGCAAGTGCGGCCGAGCCACGCAGAACCCGTCGGTGctgacctgcagggggcagcgCTGCCCCTGCTACTCCAACCGCAAG gCGTGTCTGGACTGTATCTGCCGCGGCTGCCAGAACTCCTACATGGCGAACGGCGAGAAGAAGCTGGAAGCCTTCGCCGTGCCGGAGAAAGCTCTGGAGCAAACCCGGCTCACGCTGGGGATCAACCTCACCAGTATCACGGCGGCGGCGCTCCGCAGCCCGACCACCAGCCCCCCCGGGAACACTCTCCTCAACGTCAGCGCGGCCACGGGGGCGCCCGTCACAGCCAGCTTCCTGTCGGGGGCGGGCCACGACAGCAGGGGCTTTGACGACTCACTGGAGATGCGTTTTGACTGTTGA